The following proteins come from a genomic window of Sulfolobales archaeon:
- a CDS encoding GNAT family N-acetyltransferase codes for KVVGVIRAEIRSRIFYDPLMSGVITDLYVLPSYRRKGVGEALVTSLIKVLRSRGIGLVSAEFPPMNKIAVEFYTNMGFKPLLYVFFKEI; via the coding sequence CAAGGTAGTAGGGGTTATAAGGGCTGAGATAAGGTCGAGGATCTTCTACGATCCCCTTATGTCTGGGGTGATAACCGATCTATATGTGCTTCCAAGCTATAGAAGAAAGGGAGTGGGAGAGGCCTTGGTAACATCGCTTATAAAGGTCTTAAGGTCGAGGGGCATAGGTCTAGTATCAGCTGAGTTCCCACCAATGAATAAAATAGCTGTTGAATTCTACACAAACATGGGCTTCAAACCCCTGCTATATGTATTTTTCAAGGAGATCTAG
- a CDS encoding RNA-binding domain-containing protein gives MAHATEDLDKVVTAIKNTVPKDLWNELERNMEISPLEGYYGNPVTRIVTRLKGRQAENAAKYILSNLDQGDFETLVFTLDRRFDGKGRVFIRISKQDAYLGKLRIAEGDDIIRIVMTLPGIRRVEDVEKTLRSLRGG, from the coding sequence ATAGCACATGCCACTGAGGATCTAGATAAGGTGGTTACCGCAATAAAGAATACTGTACCAAAGGATCTGTGGAATGAGCTTGAAAGAAACATGGAGATCTCGCCTCTCGAAGGATACTATGGCAATCCAGTCACAAGAATTGTTACAAGATTAAAGGGGAGGCAAGCGGAGAATGCTGCTAAATATATCCTCTCAAACCTAGATCAAGGGGATTTCGAGACATTAGTATTTACACTTGATAGAAGATTCGATGGGAAAGGAAGGGTTTTTATAAGGATCTCGAAGCAGGATGCCTATCTAGGTAAACTAAGAATAGCTGAAGGAGACGATATAATAAGAATAGTAATGACACTCCCAGGGATTAGAAGGGTAGAGGATGTGGAGAAGACCCTGAGATCCCTAAGAGGTGGATAG
- a CDS encoding Rpp14/Pop5 family protein: MEAWLALIISIISLTISTISLYIMVKLRREVYRREIIGIKINSKSTYRERVKRYVVFRVLRIDDTPNFEELENCLKEAVKEGLGLLGSSDTSVKLIRYRVESGIGILRIVSNNIYPAIFSISRVRKCGGKRILISPLKITGTIKGAYKKISIYESKYR, from the coding sequence ATGGAGGCCTGGCTTGCACTTATAATATCCATAATCTCTTTAACAATCTCCACAATATCTCTCTATATTATGGTAAAGCTTAGGAGAGAAGTATATAGAAGAGAAATCATTGGAATTAAAATTAACAGTAAAAGTACTTATAGAGAACGCGTAAAGAGATATGTAGTGTTCAGAGTGCTTAGAATAGATGATACCCCTAACTTCGAAGAGCTTGAAAACTGTTTAAAGGAGGCTGTTAAGGAGGGCCTAGGGCTTCTAGGTTCTTCAGATACCAGTGTAAAATTAATTAGATATAGAGTTGAAAGCGGCATTGGGATCCTGAGAATCGTTTCAAATAACATCTATCCAGCTATATTCTCAATATCAAGAGTAAGAAAATGTGGTGGAAAGAGGATCTTGATCTCACCCCTAAAGATCACAGGTACTATTAAGGGTGCATATAAAAAAATCTCTATTTATGAGAGTAAATATAGATGA
- a CDS encoding glycosyltransferase, whose protein sequence is MRIGITASGGGHTGYAVSIAQRLYGKAEIIFYVPSGDRWTISKVKRYGEYIEIIKPRGPNEGLAKLVKGLPKAMFQSIKAVKNIDLFISSGSNHSIAPAIAAWLKNIPVINIESSVRFTKPSSSAKNLSLIADLTVLQWEEQKKILPKGRVFGPLYEAPEHKIEDRGYILVTAGTYGFKRLFDSISALDLENVVLQTGRVDPSIYREKRPRWIVFDYDPDFSRWIAGASLVIAHLGKTVIDSALTYRKPTIVVPNPEWRLTAGSEDAKILAEKLGICYQENLDPEALRISIDECRKKVPRTYVDGAEELARFLLNKYGS, encoded by the coding sequence TTGAGAATTGGTATAACCGCTAGTGGAGGAGGTCACACAGGATATGCTGTATCTATCGCACAGAGACTCTATGGAAAAGCAGAGATCATCTTCTATGTTCCAAGCGGTGATAGATGGACTATATCGAAGGTGAAAAGATACGGCGAATACATAGAAATTATAAAGCCTCGAGGACCTAATGAGGGGCTTGCTAAGCTTGTTAAAGGGCTTCCAAAGGCTATGTTCCAGAGCATTAAAGCAGTAAAAAATATCGATCTCTTTATCAGCTCAGGATCTAACCATAGTATAGCACCTGCAATAGCTGCGTGGCTTAAAAATATCCCTGTTATAAATATAGAGAGTAGTGTTAGATTCACAAAACCTAGCTCAAGCGCTAAGAACCTATCTTTGATAGCAGATCTCACGGTGCTTCAGTGGGAGGAGCAGAAGAAGATACTTCCAAAGGGCAGGGTATTCGGTCCTCTCTACGAGGCCCCAGAGCATAAGATCGAGGATAGAGGATATATCCTTGTCACAGCAGGAACCTATGGATTTAAAAGACTCTTTGACTCAATATCGGCTTTAGATCTAGAGAATGTTGTTCTTCAAACAGGCAGGGTTGATCCCTCTATATATAGAGAGAAGAGACCTAGGTGGATCGTTTTCGACTACGATCCCGACTTCTCAAGGTGGATAGCCGGAGCCTCACTAGTAATAGCACATTTAGGAAAAACAGTGATAGACTCTGCTCTCACATATAGAAAGCCAACTATAGTAGTGCCTAACCCTGAATGGAGGCTTACAGCGGGGAGTGAGGATGCGAAAATACTTGCAGAAAAGCTCGGTATATGCTATCAAGAGAATCTAGATCCAGAGGCCCTAAGAATATCTATCGATGAGTGTAGGAAGAAAGTGCCGAGGACATATGTTGATGGCGCTGAAGAGCTGGCTAGGTTTTTGCTAAATAAATATGGAAGCTAA
- a CDS encoding archaemetzincin family Zn-dependent metalloprotease, with product MDALSTIYVICFPYCSSEERSAIEEKIYSELGFQTRFIDKGFYPPQSLYDDMRKQYRSEAVLKYLSSQNKGQIVVGVVKEDAYVYGYNYVFGHADPRKGVCAVYTKRIYDEKLTLYLARLAKEVLHEIGHLLGLEHCNNKECVMSFSNSVAEVDKKRASFCPSCSLRLRSLLARLKK from the coding sequence ATGGACGCCCTTTCCACTATATATGTTATATGTTTTCCCTACTGCTCTTCTGAAGAACGATCTGCTATTGAGGAGAAGATCTATTCAGAGCTCGGGTTTCAGACTAGATTTATTGATAAGGGTTTCTACCCTCCCCAAAGTCTTTATGATGATATGAGGAAGCAGTATAGATCTGAGGCTGTGCTTAAATACCTCTCTTCTCAGAATAAAGGCCAGATAGTTGTTGGAGTGGTGAAGGAAGATGCATATGTATATGGCTATAATTATGTCTTTGGCCATGCAGATCCTAGGAAGGGTGTTTGTGCTGTATATACCAAGAGGATCTATGATGAAAAGCTTACCCTATATCTTGCTAGACTAGCAAAGGAAGTTCTCCACGAGATAGGACATCTACTAGGTTTGGAGCACTGCAACAATAAGGAATGTGTTATGAGTTTTAGCAATAGCGTTGCTGAAGTGGATAAGAAGAGAGCCTCTTTCTGCCCCTCATGCAGTTTAAGGCTAAGATCTCTTTTAGCCAGATTGAAAAAATAA